The Kineothrix sp. MB12-C1 genome includes a window with the following:
- a CDS encoding ABC transporter substrate-binding protein encodes MKKKTVKRILGIVCSMTLTVSMLAGCGNAQQGAATETAKETEANQAEAPAEPEKAQEEAPAEAEPVEVTLGIWPEDTLADDIAMHEGFVETMKTKAPGVTYTPAYYKYATDTFMPMVESGNCPTVFESWFTEPQKLIASQAVANVTSELDAKGWLNSMNPSIKELLSDKDGNIYGIPRDGYALGLMLNVEMFEEAGLVDENGYPLYPKTMDELAETAKKIKDATGAAGLVLLAKDNAGGWHFSNIAWNFGATLCVDNGDGTFTSNLSSPEAIKAMEFVKSLKWDYDVLTADPTNEDWGTGFTQLGTGNAAMYIAANDAVNQPTQVNGLPVDKLAMCAIPEGPGGQYSLFGGTPYMFSKDATPEQISAALEYIEVMGKGPSVSEDAIAGMQADAENKSAAGVPVIPRFPCWTDQAILDAEAKIIEEYGNVDTQMFQPYFDATSAEGLRSEEPGLTQDMYGELTKVLQAVITDKNADVTALMGTANDNYQKLLDDTYPAN; translated from the coding sequence ATGAAGAAGAAGACAGTAAAAAGAATTCTGGGTATTGTATGCAGTATGACATTGACAGTATCCATGCTTGCCGGATGCGGAAACGCGCAGCAGGGAGCGGCAACGGAGACCGCGAAGGAAACGGAAGCCAATCAGGCAGAAGCGCCGGCGGAACCGGAGAAAGCACAAGAAGAGGCACCGGCGGAGGCGGAACCCGTGGAAGTGACATTGGGTATTTGGCCGGAGGATACGCTGGCGGATGATATTGCGATGCACGAAGGCTTTGTAGAGACGATGAAGACGAAGGCCCCAGGCGTTACATATACCCCCGCATATTATAAGTATGCTACAGACACCTTTATGCCGATGGTGGAATCAGGAAATTGTCCTACCGTATTTGAATCATGGTTCACGGAACCTCAGAAGTTGATTGCCAGCCAGGCGGTAGCTAATGTAACGTCTGAACTCGATGCAAAGGGATGGCTGAATTCCATGAATCCTTCTATTAAAGAATTACTGTCCGATAAGGATGGCAATATTTATGGTATTCCCCGTGACGGTTATGCGTTGGGGCTTATGCTTAACGTAGAAATGTTTGAGGAAGCAGGGCTTGTAGATGAGAACGGATATCCGCTCTATCCGAAGACGATGGATGAGCTGGCTGAGACCGCTAAGAAAATTAAAGATGCTACAGGGGCTGCAGGCTTGGTTCTTCTCGCTAAGGATAATGCCGGCGGATGGCATTTCTCCAATATCGCATGGAACTTCGGAGCGACACTTTGTGTAGATAATGGAGACGGAACCTTTACCTCTAATTTGAGTTCGCCGGAAGCGATCAAGGCGATGGAATTCGTTAAGTCTTTGAAATGGGATTATGATGTACTTACCGCCGACCCGACCAATGAAGATTGGGGAACCGGATTTACGCAGCTCGGAACCGGTAATGCGGCTATGTATATCGCTGCCAACGATGCGGTAAATCAGCCTACACAGGTGAATGGGCTTCCCGTAGATAAGCTTGCGATGTGTGCGATTCCGGAAGGTCCCGGTGGACAGTACTCTCTGTTCGGCGGAACCCCTTATATGTTCTCCAAGGATGCTACACCGGAACAAATAAGCGCAGCGCTTGAATATATTGAAGTGATGGGCAAAGGCCCGTCCGTATCCGAGGATGCGATTGCAGGTATGCAGGCGGATGCCGAGAATAAATCGGCAGCGGGAGTTCCCGTTATCCCCAGATTCCCTTGCTGGACGGATCAGGCTATTTTAGATGCGGAGGCTAAGATCATTGAAGAATACGGAAATGTGGATACTCAGATGTTCCAACCGTACTTCGATGCGACCTCTGCGGAAGGTCTTCGTTCGGAAGAACCGGGCTTGACACAGGATATGTACGGAGAGCTTACCAAAGTGCTTCAGGCGGTTATCACAGATAAGAATGCGGATGTAACGGCACTTATGGGCACAGCGAACGATAACTATCAGAAATTATTAGATGATACTTATCCCGCGAACTGA
- a CDS encoding response regulator transcription factor, with amino-acid sequence MGIKLLVVDDEDNIRNGISNYIRLHSDRVDKIYTACNGQEAIDIIVRSRPEVMLLDVQMPGKDGLEVMKEAKTLDILPITIILSGYDEFKYAQAALKYGAKEYMLKPCRSTEILKMVNEAIGDILGEESKEGEGNEVTENYLVNRAVEYINEHYNENLTLAGVANKVEISASYLSSLFSGNMNCCFVDYLNGIRIEHACFYLRQNRMKIYEIAFKVGFHDEKYFSKVFKKVKGVSPAQFKKEDRKGGMTH; translated from the coding sequence GTGGGAATAAAGTTATTGGTTGTGGATGATGAGGATAATATCCGTAACGGAATCTCCAATTATATCCGCCTGCACAGCGACCGGGTAGATAAGATATATACGGCTTGTAACGGGCAGGAAGCCATCGATATTATAGTGCGTTCCCGTCCCGAAGTGATGCTGCTGGATGTACAGATGCCGGGAAAGGATGGGTTGGAGGTGATGAAGGAGGCGAAAACTCTGGATATTCTTCCGATAACGATTATACTTAGTGGATATGATGAGTTCAAATATGCCCAGGCGGCTTTAAAGTATGGTGCGAAAGAGTATATGCTGAAGCCCTGCCGTTCCACGGAAATATTGAAGATGGTGAATGAAGCTATCGGTGATATTCTCGGCGAGGAAAGTAAAGAAGGCGAAGGGAATGAGGTGACGGAGAATTACTTGGTAAATCGGGCAGTGGAATATATCAATGAACATTATAATGAGAATCTTACACTGGCAGGGGTGGCGAACAAGGTGGAAATCAGTGCCAGTTATCTTTCTTCTCTCTTTTCAGGAAATATGAATTGCTGTTTTGTAGACTATTTGAACGGAATCAGGATTGAGCATGCTTGCTTCTATCTCAGGCAGAACCGGATGAAGATATATGAGATTGCTTTTAAAGTGGGATTCCATGATGAGAAATATTTTTCTAAGGTATTTAAGAAGGTGAAAGGAGTGTCCCCGGCACAATTTAAGAAGGAGGATAGGAAGGGGGGAATGACCCATTGA
- a CDS encoding sensor histidine kinase, whose protein sequence is MGIRKVGRLISYFNIRQKIIFYVYLVISPIFILITTFILISNYNDTKYKQIEADSNVVRSLDKSISVIQTELSDLSVYICINSDIGAILLSDDPGQLSEDSRLWYSKAPMKIIQDIIALKGYIKTLAIYPENGVKPYLRCIDSSVHMPDIESVRQTAIYQQALEKRGDIIWSRVNYGEDGIYQANYTDKIVMYREIFDMAKKEKLGYLVLGINAEKYTDLCKTAVGQENEGIIILSSEGKELTRYGTVDEEILSYISGEEYLQQDHRKRAVYFEHGAYNVFCSQEQKKGVIVCKMVPKSNGGKQLNSIMITPILMLIGLLFVLWPLLELISNIISRPLRRLCIAMNQFQGGDFNQQVIVESQDEIGEVTECFNHMVLSIKELIDRNYVMALKEKESELIALQAQINPHFLYNTLDSLYWRTQSQGNEELAEDILALSQLFRLVLGQGKGIIPVRMEKDLITNYLHIQKMRFNKRLEYEIDIEEDILDESIPKLILQPFVENAIVHGFEGMEKGGFLKVTGKRQNEQLIFMISDNGIGMTKEQIDAIWNIEDTKRYANQRIGRYAIKNVKERLELKYRQNFELLITSRPDRGTEVIISLKIDDTKPEKQGNIDELSITL, encoded by the coding sequence ATGGGGATTAGAAAAGTAGGACGCTTGATATCATACTTTAATATCAGGCAGAAAATAATCTTTTATGTCTATCTGGTGATCAGCCCGATTTTCATATTGATTACAACCTTTATTTTAATCAGCAATTATAATGATACAAAATATAAACAGATAGAAGCCGATAGCAACGTGGTAAGAAGTTTGGACAAGAGTATTAGTGTTATCCAGACCGAATTATCCGATTTATCGGTTTATATTTGTATTAACAGCGATATTGGGGCAATTTTATTGAGCGACGATCCCGGTCAATTGAGTGAGGATTCCAGATTGTGGTACAGTAAGGCTCCTATGAAAATCATTCAGGATATTATCGCCCTGAAAGGATATATCAAGACGCTTGCGATTTACCCGGAGAATGGAGTGAAGCCTTATCTTCGTTGTATTGATTCCAGCGTACACATGCCGGATATAGAGTCAGTGAGGCAGACTGCAATTTATCAACAAGCTCTGGAAAAAAGAGGAGATATCATATGGAGCCGTGTGAACTATGGAGAAGATGGTATTTATCAGGCGAATTATACGGATAAAATCGTCATGTACCGGGAAATCTTCGATATGGCTAAGAAAGAAAAACTGGGATATCTCGTATTAGGCATTAATGCGGAGAAATATACCGATTTATGTAAGACGGCTGTGGGACAAGAAAATGAAGGTATTATCATTTTAAGCAGCGAAGGAAAGGAACTGACCCGTTACGGTACGGTGGATGAGGAAATCCTTTCTTATATTTCCGGAGAAGAATATTTGCAGCAGGATCATAGAAAAAGAGCGGTTTATTTCGAGCATGGAGCTTATAACGTATTTTGCAGCCAAGAGCAGAAAAAAGGGGTAATTGTCTGCAAAATGGTTCCTAAGAGTAATGGGGGAAAGCAGCTTAACAGCATTATGATCACACCCATTTTAATGCTCATAGGATTGTTGTTCGTCCTATGGCCTCTGCTCGAATTGATATCCAATATTATTTCGAGGCCGCTCCGGCGCCTTTGTATTGCTATGAATCAATTTCAAGGCGGCGATTTCAATCAGCAAGTGATAGTGGAATCTCAGGATGAAATTGGTGAGGTGACAGAATGCTTTAATCATATGGTATTGTCCATCAAAGAGTTAATTGATCGAAACTATGTGATGGCATTGAAGGAAAAGGAGAGTGAGCTTATCGCTCTTCAAGCGCAGATCAATCCTCATTTCCTGTATAATACATTGGATTCCCTATATTGGCGTACGCAGTCACAAGGAAATGAGGAATTAGCAGAAGATATTCTGGCATTATCACAGCTATTTCGCCTTGTCCTTGGGCAGGGTAAGGGAATTATTCCGGTCCGCATGGAAAAGGACTTAATTACTAATTATCTACATATCCAGAAAATGAGATTTAATAAACGGCTGGAATATGAAATTGATATAGAGGAAGACATTCTGGATGAATCTATTCCTAAGTTGATTTTGCAGCCATTTGTAGAAAATGCGATTGTTCATGGATTCGAAGGAATGGAAAAGGGAGGCTTCCTAAAGGTAACAGGAAAGCGTCAAAATGAGCAGCTTATCTTTATGATTAGTGATAACGGCATAGGAATGACAAAGGAACAAATCGATGCCATTTGGAATATCGAAGATACGAAACGTTATGCGAATCAGAGAATCGGTCGTTATGCAATTAAGAATGTGAAGGAGCGGTTGGAACTCAAATATCGCCAGAACTTCGAATTGTTGATCACCAGCAGGCCGGATCGGGGAACCGAGGTTATTATTAGTCTTAAGATAGACGATACCAAGCCTGAGAAGCAAGGGAATATAGATGAACTTTCTATAACCTTGTAG
- a CDS encoding carbohydrate ABC transporter permease: MQIVKRTSLWLILIAVAVIQIFPLIWLVNFSLASSNEMFTTGLLIIPKKIQWDNYVKAFVDGHFLLYLKNSILINGLAVALVIIISIMAAFACKRMKWKLSNLVKTLLVVGMMIPIHATLLPNYKIYHAMNLTDTIWALLIPYVAFSLPQGMFLMTSFLHAVPVELEEAAVVDGCGIYRIVFQIVTPLLKPSIATVAIMTFLNNWNEFMMASTYLSSPKWKTLPFSVLEFTGQYSSNYAVQFAVMALTAAPAVIVYIILNKHITKGVAMGAVKG, from the coding sequence ATGCAAATAGTAAAGAGAACTTCCTTATGGCTCATCCTTATTGCAGTGGCGGTAATACAGATATTTCCCTTAATATGGCTTGTGAACTTCTCTCTCGCAAGCAGTAATGAAATGTTCACAACAGGATTACTGATTATACCGAAGAAAATACAGTGGGATAATTATGTAAAGGCTTTTGTGGACGGGCATTTCCTTCTTTATTTGAAAAATAGTATCTTAATTAATGGGCTGGCTGTTGCCCTTGTCATTATAATTTCCATTATGGCGGCTTTCGCCTGTAAACGGATGAAATGGAAGCTTTCCAATTTGGTGAAAACTCTTCTGGTAGTCGGTATGATGATTCCTATTCATGCCACACTTCTGCCGAACTATAAAATATATCATGCAATGAATTTAACTGATACCATATGGGCTCTTTTGATTCCTTACGTGGCCTTTTCCCTTCCTCAGGGAATGTTCCTGATGACGAGCTTTTTACATGCTGTTCCGGTGGAATTGGAAGAGGCGGCAGTCGTGGATGGATGCGGTATTTACAGGATTGTATTTCAGATAGTAACCCCTCTATTAAAGCCCTCCATCGCTACGGTAGCAATTATGACTTTTCTCAATAACTGGAACGAATTCATGATGGCAAGTACATACTTAAGCTCACCCAAGTGGAAGACCCTTCCCTTCTCCGTACTCGAATTCACCGGGCAGTATTCTTCTAATTATGCTGTGCAATTTGCAGTTATGGCACTTACTGCAGCTCCTGCCGTTATCGTCTATATCATTTTGAACAAACATATTACAAAAGGTGTAGCCATGGGAGCGGTAAAAGGTTAA
- a CDS encoding carbohydrate ABC transporter permease, which yields MQKLYSNKFVIFSLVFPGLLVFFFAILAPICLSVYYGFTSYSGMGRAEFIGWENYKTLLYDTNFGRSLMNSLLLAIGFILIQHPIAIVVAAVLDKLQGKAEGVFRCIYFIPNVISVAVIAYLWKFIYNPDFGLLNNILKVFGYQGKINWFSNELAIWSVLVVLIWHGFGWGMLIYYTGIKNIDPVLYEAASIDGADQASTFLRITLPLMKPVIQVNVTMAIISALKQMETVYLLTNGGPGNSTQFAANYLYQQAFKAFRYGYGNAIGVVFIIICLLATVFLNKLFADKELA from the coding sequence GTGCAGAAACTATATAGCAATAAATTCGTGATATTTTCCCTTGTATTTCCCGGATTATTAGTCTTTTTCTTCGCTATATTAGCTCCTATCTGCTTAAGTGTGTATTATGGGTTTACTTCTTATTCGGGAATGGGAAGAGCGGAGTTTATTGGATGGGAAAATTATAAGACACTTTTATACGATACAAACTTTGGGCGTTCCCTTATGAATTCCCTGCTTCTTGCCATTGGGTTTATTCTGATTCAGCATCCTATTGCAATTGTAGTTGCGGCAGTTTTGGATAAATTACAGGGCAAGGCGGAAGGAGTTTTTCGCTGTATCTATTTTATACCGAATGTGATTTCGGTGGCTGTGATCGCATACCTGTGGAAATTCATTTATAACCCGGATTTCGGCTTGCTGAATAATATTCTAAAGGTGTTCGGCTATCAGGGAAAAATAAACTGGTTCAGTAATGAATTAGCAATTTGGTCCGTACTGGTTGTTCTGATTTGGCATGGTTTTGGATGGGGTATGCTCATTTATTATACGGGAATTAAGAATATAGACCCTGTTTTATATGAGGCTGCTTCCATCGATGGAGCGGATCAGGCATCCACTTTCTTGAGAATCACACTTCCCCTTATGAAGCCGGTGATTCAGGTGAATGTAACAATGGCGATTATCTCCGCTCTAAAGCAAATGGAGACGGTATATCTGTTAACGAACGGGGGACCCGGCAACAGCACACAGTTTGCAGCTAATTATCTATATCAGCAGGCATTTAAGGCATTCCGTTACGGATATGGTAATGCCATCGGAGTGGTATTCATTATTATATGTCTGTTAGCAACGGTATTCTTAAATAAATTATTCGCAGATAAAGAATTGGCATAG
- a CDS encoding ABC transporter substrate-binding protein has product MKRKIMAMLLLTAMTVGTLTGCGSSREAAAPATENKTEEAAPSEGASEQSGEAKESSEPVTLKIFSNLPDRKNGQGLVEQMVIDEYTAANPNVTIEVEALDEEAYKTKFKAYAMDGMPDVVSIWGQPSFLDDVLNAGVLAELNEADYADYGFVSGSLDGFKKDGKLYGLPRNTDIMAFYYNQKMFDDNGWKVPNTYDELLALADKINAAGIVPVAMDGGDGWPMAIYLTDLIVKINGSHGDVVSEAIASADFSNPVFLEATELLAKSAEAGLFQTGYDSQDYATAMNLFTNGQAAMFYMGSWESSMALNEDIDEAIRTNIRAFTMPVVDGGKGKATDIAAWNGGGYAVSANSEVKDEAIKFLNYLYQSDKLSRYGWENGIGMSAQDQSAYMSGQETELQKQFMDILNGATSVSGTPINDCGPSVFKTVMESEIQNASNGATDAQAFLEAIGNACK; this is encoded by the coding sequence ATGAAACGAAAAATAATGGCAATGTTACTTTTAACAGCTATGACGGTCGGCACACTTACAGGATGCGGCAGCAGTCGTGAAGCAGCGGCACCGGCAACGGAGAATAAAACAGAAGAGGCAGCACCGTCCGAAGGAGCTTCTGAGCAGAGCGGAGAAGCAAAAGAATCTTCAGAACCGGTTACCTTGAAGATATTCTCAAACCTGCCGGACAGGAAGAACGGTCAGGGACTTGTGGAACAAATGGTCATCGATGAATATACAGCGGCCAACCCGAACGTAACGATCGAGGTAGAAGCCCTTGATGAAGAGGCTTATAAGACAAAGTTCAAAGCTTATGCAATGGACGGTATGCCGGATGTGGTAAGTATCTGGGGACAGCCTTCTTTCCTTGATGATGTTCTCAATGCGGGTGTTCTGGCAGAGTTAAATGAAGCGGATTATGCGGACTATGGATTTGTTTCCGGTTCTCTGGATGGATTCAAGAAGGATGGTAAACTGTACGGGCTTCCTAGAAATACGGATATTATGGCTTTTTACTATAATCAGAAGATGTTCGATGATAATGGCTGGAAGGTACCGAATACTTATGATGAGTTGCTGGCGCTTGCGGATAAGATTAATGCGGCAGGAATCGTTCCTGTGGCAATGGACGGTGGAGACGGGTGGCCGATGGCAATCTATCTGACGGACCTGATTGTAAAGATTAACGGCAGCCATGGAGATGTGGTGTCAGAGGCGATAGCTTCTGCTGATTTTTCTAATCCGGTATTCCTGGAAGCTACCGAATTATTGGCGAAGTCCGCAGAAGCCGGTCTCTTCCAGACAGGATACGATTCTCAGGACTATGCGACAGCAATGAACTTATTTACTAACGGTCAGGCGGCTATGTTCTATATGGGAAGTTGGGAATCTTCTATGGCTCTTAACGAGGATATCGACGAAGCGATCCGCACTAATATAAGAGCATTTACAATGCCTGTTGTGGATGGAGGCAAAGGTAAGGCGACAGATATCGCCGCATGGAATGGAGGAGGATATGCAGTTTCCGCGAATTCTGAGGTGAAGGATGAAGCGATTAAATTCTTAAATTACTTATATCAGTCGGATAAATTATCCAGATATGGATGGGAAAATGGTATAGGTATGTCCGCACAGGATCAAAGTGCTTATATGAGTGGACAGGAGACAGAACTGCAGAAGCAGTTTATGGATATTCTCAATGGTGCGACCAGCGTTTCCGGAACCCCTATCAACGACTGCGGACCTTCCGTATTCAAGACCGTAATGGAGAGTGAGATTCAGAATGCTTCTAATGGAGCGACGGATGCACAGGCGTTCCTGGAAGCAATCGGAAATGCATGTAAGTAG
- a CDS encoding DUF1848 domain-containing protein, translating into MILSVSRRTDIPNYYSEWFFNRIKEKYVYVRNPMNIHQVSKINISPDVVDCIVFWTKNPEPMLNKLEHLKDYKYYFQFTLTGYGKDIEPSLPHKRDEMIPIFQRLSEMIGKEKVVWRYDPIVITDTYSEEYHLKAFHEIASNLNGYCTKVVISFIDFYVKTKKNMTDIETIDRNQKELIDFSAKLAEIARKNDMEIETCAEPIDLSSCGIKHSSCIDKRLIEKIIGSTIKVRKDKNQREECGCVESVEIGAYNTCLNGCKYCYANYSDERVKANRDLYDVHSPILCSKITKEDKITERVVKSIKEEQISF; encoded by the coding sequence ATGATACTAAGTGTAAGCAGGAGAACGGATATCCCGAATTATTATTCGGAATGGTTTTTCAACCGGATAAAAGAAAAATATGTATATGTAAGAAATCCTATGAATATCCACCAAGTGAGTAAGATAAATATTTCGCCGGATGTGGTTGACTGTATTGTTTTTTGGACAAAAAATCCGGAACCAATGTTGAATAAGCTGGAGCACCTAAAAGACTATAAATATTACTTCCAGTTTACGCTTACCGGATATGGAAAAGATATAGAGCCATCTTTACCTCATAAAAGGGATGAAATGATTCCGATATTTCAGAGGTTATCTGAAATGATTGGAAAAGAGAAGGTGGTTTGGAGATACGATCCAATCGTTATTACGGATACTTATTCTGAAGAATATCATCTGAAAGCCTTTCATGAAATTGCTTCAAATTTAAATGGATATTGTACAAAGGTAGTAATCAGCTTTATTGATTTCTATGTTAAAACAAAAAAGAACATGACGGATATTGAAACGATAGATAGAAATCAAAAAGAGCTAATTGATTTTTCGGCAAAATTGGCCGAGATTGCAAGAAAGAATGATATGGAAATTGAGACATGTGCGGAACCGATTGATTTATCCTCTTGTGGAATTAAGCATAGCAGTTGTATCGATAAACGTTTGATTGAAAAAATAATAGGGAGCACTATTAAAGTAAGAAAAGATAAAAATCAAAGGGAAGAATGCGGATGTGTGGAAAGTGTTGAGATTGGTGCATATAACACATGTTTAAATGGATGCAAATATTGTTATGCGAATTACAGCGATGAGCGGGTAAAAGCAAATAGGGACTTATATGATGTTCATTCACCAATACTCTGCAGCAAGATAACGAAAGAAGACAAAATAACGGAGAGAGTCGTAAAATCTATCAAAGAAGAGCAAATAAGCTTTTGA
- the tadA gene encoding tRNA adenosine(34) deaminase TadA: MNIDEKYMKSALKQAQKAYQLGEVPIGCVIVHDRKIIGRGYNRRNTDKTSLAHAEITAIKKASKKIGDWRLEECTLYVTLEPCQMCAGAIVQSRITEVVMGSMNPKAGCGGSILNILEMPQFNHQVKVSRGVLEKECSELLTLFFKELRIRNREEKLRLRTDS, from the coding sequence ATGAATATAGATGAAAAATATATGAAGTCAGCCTTGAAACAAGCACAGAAGGCATATCAATTAGGAGAGGTTCCGATTGGATGTGTGATTGTTCATGACAGGAAAATAATAGGCCGCGGGTATAATAGAAGAAATACCGATAAGACATCTTTGGCACATGCGGAAATAACAGCGATTAAAAAAGCGAGTAAGAAGATTGGCGATTGGCGATTGGAGGAATGTACGCTCTATGTTACGCTGGAACCTTGTCAAATGTGCGCCGGAGCTATTGTACAATCCCGCATAACAGAGGTCGTAATGGGAAGCATGAATCCCAAAGCGGGCTGTGGCGGCTCCATTTTAAATATTTTGGAGATGCCTCAATTCAATCATCAAGTGAAAGTAAGCCGTGGCGTTCTTGAAAAGGAGTGTAGCGAATTGCTTACGCTGTTTTTTAAAGAGCTTCGTATCCGTAATAGAGAAGAGAAGCTCAGGCTGCGCACTGATTCATGA
- a CDS encoding anaerobic ribonucleoside-triphosphate reductase activating protein, which yields MPTIYGLNKTTLLDYPGHVAATIFLGRCNFRCPFCHNGGLVLTPELQPVIPAEEVFAFLEKRRGILTGVCISGGEPTLEPGLRNFIQRIKELGYLVKLDTNGYRPDVIRELLEDNLLDYIAMDIKNCMEKYGETSGIKGINTNEIRNSINCIQNSEIPYEFRTTIIKEFHTKDDICALAKELGEVKAYFLQEYKDSEQAIQQGFHAYEKKEMEEFIELIKPFVPNVALRGVS from the coding sequence ATGCCCACTATTTACGGTTTGAATAAAACTACACTTTTGGATTATCCCGGCCATGTAGCCGCTACCATCTTCCTGGGAAGATGTAATTTCAGATGCCCTTTTTGCCATAACGGCGGCCTCGTCCTTACCCCCGAACTTCAACCTGTAATTCCGGCAGAAGAGGTTTTTGCCTTCTTAGAAAAAAGAAGAGGAATTTTAACCGGCGTTTGTATTTCCGGCGGCGAGCCTACTTTAGAACCCGGACTTCGTAATTTTATCCAACGCATTAAGGAGTTGGGATATTTAGTAAAGCTGGATACCAACGGATATCGACCTGACGTGATTCGAGAACTATTGGAAGATAATCTTCTGGATTATATTGCTATGGACATAAAGAACTGTATGGAAAAATATGGAGAAACATCCGGAATAAAAGGAATTAATACGAATGAAATAAGAAACTCTATAAATTGCATCCAAAACAGCGAAATTCCTTACGAATTCCGAACAACTATCATAAAAGAATTCCATACAAAGGATGACATATGTGCACTTGCCAAAGAATTAGGAGAAGTTAAGGCATATTTTCTCCAAGAATATAAAGACAGTGAACAGGCAATCCAACAAGGTTTTCATGCCTATGAGAAGAAAGAAATGGAAGAATTTATTGAGCTTATCAAGCCTTTTGTCCCTAATGTAGCGCTTCGCGGCGTAAGCTAA